DNA from Pelodiscus sinensis isolate JC-2024 chromosome 1, ASM4963464v1, whole genome shotgun sequence:
gctagctcccaGCCCATGATGTAGAGGtatcttgatcttaactgttgcctagtctaggtgccactgcatggtaaccacactaggtgtgtgggttacactggcaAGGAGCTGCGCTTGGCTCCACCACAGGTTGGACACCCCCCAACTTTGGGCAATTAAGACCCTTCGCGCTGGGGGATTCCATTGAACACGGGCATAGGGTAGCTGCCCAACTGGCCTAAAAAGAAGCTGCAGGGGCATTAGAATAGAAGAGCAGGGTGTCATGGGACACCCCGCAGGAGACAAACAGGAGGCCCCTCATGACACGGGCCCTGGAACGAGACAGGCAGGCCTGTGGGCCTGGCCCAGGCACTTGTCGAGTAGGAGGTATCCCCACGCCCAAGGCTACTGGCTGGAGTTGGAGGCTTAGAGAGCGAGTCCACCCCACATGGGGGAAGCTGGGTTAAGGCACCTGGCGGCCCATTCACCACTGGGCTGCACGTGGAGGAGGAGCCGGCACTCATCAGAGACAAGGctgagcagggcagggacagaCAAAACCTGGGGCTGGATTTCGGGCCAGGCAGCTTGGAGAGgcctggggggccctgcccccagtggcTGTGTCCTGAACATTGATTCACATTTCATAACGGAGTCTTTTGGGGGCATACAGTCAGGAaacctctgctctgggctctcgGGCAgggaaaccaaaacttgtctccCATCCTGGCCGGGAGAGGAAGGATCCGTGGAGACCACCCTGAGTGGAGCTGAGCAGGGCCCTGCCTTACCAGGCTCTCTAAACACAGAACATTTCTCTGAGATCACTTGTTGTTTGAGAAAGGGttttatatctttttatatttgtattttcgGCTTAATAATGTAATAACGTTAAGGTTACACATTTCATGTTTTATGAATTAGGCCTTTTagttatatttgtatatatttggtAAGTTAAATAAGTTTAcaaagtaaagagacaggatctcatgGTGTATCTATGTCAATGAGAGTAGAGGAGTGCTGAAGGCCCGAGTTTCAGTGTGAATAGTTTTGGTTAAGGCATTATTTACAATGTCTTTTGGCTTTGCTCAATATAAAATGCTATTGTTTCTGCTTTCTTAGAAGGTCCTTGTAGAGATTGTTTATGTGTGAAAGTGTTATGTATGTGTGGAGATAGAGGTGGGAAAGTTATCCTCAGAGCCAGATGCCCAAGAAAGGAGAGGCGAAGAGTTGGTGAAAACAGACTTGTCGGTGTCAGAGGATCCATCAGTGCGTAGATATGCTCAAGaattgatcagattggcagacTGAAGACTCTAAAGTGGAGTGAGCATCCCCGAAAGACAATTGATTAGAGGATGAGCCTCTTGGAAATGTTTTGGGAATGATTAACATAAAAAAGATGACACAACAGACACAGACCGGCTCAGCGGTATTCATAGACATCAACAGAGAAAAGGACTATAAAAGcggggtgctttgctatggaactttgggttcgtcttgccaccaactccaggaaaGGATTGGATCACAACCGACAAAACCCGGCTCCCCCTCCGTGATCGATGTGGCTGGCCACTACCTTGATCCAGACTCTgaactggtaactataacatcattTGGTGGCACTGTGTGTAtggcatttgtgtgtgtgagtgactgaaATGCATATGCTGCTGTTGCATTCGCAATAAATACAGTGTGCtgtcttttcccctataaaagatctcgtgtgttttgtttaagcataacactGTCACTCGAAAACGCCGTTTGCCAGACTTTGGATCTGACATGGGGCTTCCGTCCCCTCGGACGAAAGCGAGAAAAGTGACTCTTTGAACTACAGGCCTAGTGTCtccttttgagcaagagagcgtagAGGCATATTGGTGTGTATTAGAAGGAGCATAGCTGGCATGACTAGAGATGTGGTTATTCCTCTTTAGtcagctctggtaaggccacatctggagtattgcatccatttctgccccctctcctccgcacTATAGAAAGCATATGGACGTattggagggggtccagtggagggcaatggaaatgattagggggctggagcacatgacctatgaagagaggctgagggatggatttgtttagtcttcagaagaaaagagtgagcgGGGATTTGATAGCACACTTCAACTTCCTGACGGGAGGttacaaagaatcatagaatcatagaataataggactggaagggacctcgagaggtcatcgagtccagccccccgccctcaaggaaggaccaagctccgtctacaccatccctgacagatgtctatataacctgttcttaaatatctccagagagggagattccaccacctcccttggcaatttattccaatatttgaccaccatgacagttaggatttttttcctaatgtccaatctaaacctcccctgctgcactttaagcccattactccttgtcctgtcctcagaaaccaagaggaacaaattttctccttcctccttgtgacacccttttagatatttgaaaaccgctatcatgtccccccttaatcttcttttttccaaactaaacaagcccagttcatgaagcctggcttcataggtcatgttctctaaacctttcatcattcttgtcgctcttctctgtaccctttccaatttctccacatctttcttgaaatgtggcgcccagaactggacacagtactccagcggaggcctaactagtgcagagtagagaggcagaatgactaggatagagaggctgctctcaaaaGTGAGGGATGGTAGAAGAAAAAGCAGTGGCAATAAGTTGCAGTCagagaggtctaagttggatattagaacaaaatatttcccaagaagggtggtgaagcattgacGGGGGTTTCCTAGGGAAGGGGTCGAACGCCATCACTACAGGTTTTAGGAGAtggacaaagccctgtctgggaggaTTAAACTGGGATTGGGCCTGGTTTTATCAGGGAGTTGCATTCAATGATTCCTGACTCTCCTACTACCCTGGGATTCTGTAACTAGGGTCAGCACTTTAAGGCTCTCGCCTGTTGTAACCCACCTTACTGACGGCCCCACCTTCCAAGGTCGGTGAGTCCATTTCAGTGATTCTGAAACTGAATTATTTCTGTAAAATTAGAGGGATGGTTTGTCTTTGTTGATCTATTAGTTTGTCATTACAGGTGGGTGCGTCGGGGCTACCCAGATCCCTGCAAATCCactgaccccagcctgcccctgtctgcggctgagctggaaactgctctgtgcccagggctccctgctggctctgaccccgctgggactcccaggcaggcaggataaATGTCCCTGCCTCCGAGCCCTggccagtgcggttcctgcccctgcagctccccacctgtATCCGAGGCAGAGACTCCTCATCCCTGGCTGGCTCAGTAGCCCGGTGAGTGTTTGGCGGGGGCTCCCACACGGCTGCCCCCCTGCTGAGAAATGTGCCCTCATGTGTCATCAGTGGGACCTGAGCTCGCCAAGGACCCAGTCCGGGGGAACCCTCCACGGGCCCTGGTgtccctgggagaggggggcaggtcgggtGGAGCAGGATGGTGCCtacaggggaaggaaaggcagggaAAGCACAGATCAAATGGCTTTCAGCAGAAGTCTTAGTTTCCCTGCCCGAGAGCCCAAAGCAAAGCCTGATAGAGGCACCAGCATTTCCTTACCCTGTGCCCCCTCTACGAAATGTGAATGAATGTCCTGGACGCAGACAccggggacagggctggagagaGCAGTGAGGGCAGGTGCATGGACAGATGGGAGGAGACTGACAGAAGCTCTGTAGTTACTCTGTGCTGAGAGGGAAGGTGCAATTCTCATGGATCAGCCGATGTCTCCACTCCAAAACTCTGCGTCAGAGCAGCAGGGGACTGGGCCTTTCCAGAGGGGTCTGGCGAAAGGCTGCCCAGGGACACAACTGAAACAGTGAGAAGAGCTGATGTGAGTGGTAGGGCATCTGCAATCAAGAGAAAGGCCCCAGGAACTGAGCTTCCaggtggccaggcagggaggtACCTGGCACCCAGACATGGTTTGCAATGGAAAGTGTCTTCCTGAGGCACTCAGCCATTTCCAGACCTGGTGGATGTTCCATGGCCAGGAGGAGCCCGTGGGGGGTCGCTTTTGCTGGAGACTATTGCTCAGCTGTTACCCTGGAGAATCTCCCGGGTATCTCTGAGCTGTGGCCCCAGGGAGTCCTCACTGAGAAGCTGCTGGCCTCGGGCGGCGAGTTAAAACAGCAAAGAGCAACGTGGGGCTCCCCACAACGGGCCTTTGcagcctgggctggagcaggttcCAGTTTGACCAGTCTGACCACTGTGCCCAGGAGGAACACCAGGAATGCAGGGAAGGGCAGGAAACTCCAGCAGGGGTAGATGTGGGGGAACGTGACACTTCTCCGGGATCACCCGGAGCTCCCGTCGTCAGCAACCGGTtgcagtggggagcaggagtTTTTGTCTCTCTTCAGGGACCTCCCTCTGGCACTGGGAGGGGACCAGGTCTTGCTCGGGACACTCAAGGAACTTTTGGGGGTTTTGTAATAATATGAACATGCCTGGGCTTCCTTTGAGCCATTGCCCTAAGCTGAGCCGAAGAGGGgtggttcagtgtgcaggctgccccaggagagagggctactccaaccctctctctccaccacagcttggggccaggtgatcTCAtttccatggccgctgcagctccagcaggaacAGCTGGGAGAGCCAGGCATGCCCCCACAGGGGCAAGTCAAGGTTCACCTGCCCCCTGCTTCCGCCTGCCAGCGTGAGGAGTGGAGCAAAATGTgcactctcccctctcccctcacaaAGCGGGACCTCCAGCAGTGATCCCGTATGGACCGGAGTAAGCTTCAGCCTCGCCTGCCCTCTGCAAAGGGAGCCTGGGGCTGTGAGTCTTGGAGCGGGACCCGTCCTGAATGCGAGGTGGAGGCGCCTTCGCAAGTGAGTCTGTTGCTTTTCTGTTGGGTGTTCAGAGGAGCAATCCCATCTCAGGCACTTCCCGTTTTCTCTCACAGAAAACCTCTGAGCCTTCTGTAAGTTGTGGaaaaaggaagctgcctaccaattGGGGTGGTgtatggcccatgggctgagtGCAATATTATATTTTAGTGGTCACAGACGATTCGTATTTCCTGAATTTTCATGGGCTGGGCACGGAGTTAGCAGGATCGATCCTCCCTGCCGGCCAAACAGCGCTGCAGGAAGATCAAGGGTGGTTTGGATGGGACAATTACTCAGGGGTCGGGTGAACAGGAGTCCCTAGTGCAGAGTTAGGGCCAAACGTGCTCGGGTAGCTCTATGGCCGGGCACTGTCCGTAGGTACAGAGAGATTCTATCCCCACCGTGTCTGGTGCTGGTCCGGCCACTGCTGGGATCCTGGACCCAGTCCCGTGTCCCCAGGCTCCGCATCCATTAGTGTCCCATTCTGCACTGAGGTACCTCTGAGTGGCCGCTGTGTTCGTGGGCTCGGCAGCTCCCCAGTGGGTTCAGCATCTCTGTACGGCAAatcagggagcagggccagaccGGAGGTAGTAAATCGTCATGGAGCTTCAGTAGCTGAAAGGTCCCTTGTTGTTTCCGGGTGTGTCCCAGAGCTGAGGGAGGCCAGCTACAGGGGCTGGGCTCTCTGAGACTCTccgcctggccctgcctgctctgtggcTGGTTTGTAGAGTGGTCACCTCTGAGATCTGAGCTCCTGAAAGGTCCCTGTCTCCGGCTCCAGCTAAGCCTTGCCCATCTCTGAGTACGGCTGTCACAGTCAGGGGCACAGGGTGTGAGCGGGAAGTGAGAAGTGAGTGTGAGGGGGCAGTAGCCCAGCAGACACTGACCTTGTCTCTGCTTCCAGTCAGACCTGGGGCACAAGCGCAGCCCTCAGCGCTCCATGGCTGCGCCCAACAGAACAACGTTCAGTCACCTCAGCTTCGTCCTGGTCGGCATCCCgggcctggagccctggcacccctggatctccatccccttcgcgCTGATGTACACGGTGGCTGTTCTGGGGAACTGTGGTCTCCTCCTGCTCATCGCCACCCAGCGCAGGCTGCACGAGCCCATGttcattttcctctccatgctggcgGTGGCCGATTTAATTTTATCTACATCTACCGTGCCCAACACGCTGGCCATCTTCTGGTTTGGACCCAAAGCCATTTCCTTCACTTCCTGCCTCACCCAGGTGTTCTTTGTGCACTTTGGGGTTGCCATCGAGTCGGCCATCCTGCTGGCCATGGGGTTCGATCGTTACATTGCCGTCTGCGACCCCCTGAGGTACACAACTGTCCTCACCAACGAGAAGATCGGGAAAATAGCCACGGCCATTGTCGTCAGAAGTTTTTGTATAATTGTTCCTGATGTCTTTCTCCTCAAACGGCTGCCCTTCTGCGCAAGCAACGTCATCCAGCACTCCTACTGTGAGCACATCGGGGTGGCCAGGCTTGCCTGTGCGGACATCTCTCTCAATATCTGGTATGGCTTGGCAGTGCCTATTGTAATTTTTATACTAGATGTTGTGTTTATTGTTGTGTCTTATGTGCTGATCCTCAGGGCTGTCTTCAAGCTGCCCACCAAAGACGCCCGACACAAAGCTCTCAGCACTTGCGGCTCCCACGTCTGCATCATCCTCTTATTTTACACCCTAGCCTTTTTCACTTTCCTAACCCACCGCTTTGGTCACAATATCCCTAAACCCATTCACATTCTGCTTGCCAATCTCTACGTGCTCATCTCTCCCATGTTAAACCCCATTCTTTACGGGATGAAAAccaagcagctgcaggagcaaatATGCTGCCTGTTGTCTCTGAAGGGGAAATGGTTCTGAGTCCAGAGCAATGTGACTTACTAGCTGGCTTCTTCCACACTGCAAGGAGAGGGCCCTTTGGCTCCAAGACAAGGACATTAACCCATTAACTCCATGTAGTAAAACAGACATTTTCACCACCAGGGAAGTTTCCCTGCAAATCCAGGGCCAAAGCTCAATGTAATCCACTTTAGTGACACCCCCAAATAGGGAGGCTTCACTAGTCTGAGATGAAGACCACAGGGGAGGTTTAGTCTTAATCTGCTCACTTTATGCCGGACAAACAGGCACAAAGATGGGCAAGTGATAGGTAAGCTAACTTAACTTGCTGGCCATCAACTATCTCTGCATTCCATGGAGAGCTGCTTCTACATCACATACTCCAAAGACACCCCTCCGGTTAGAGAATGGTTTTGGCCATTATCTAGGGACATAGGACTAGCCAGGCTGTATCAGAGCTCTGGTCCATCTGATCCGTATCCTGTCTCTAGTAGCCAGTTCTGGCTGCATTAGAGGAAACCCCATGGAGGTTTACACAGCTATCCTGTGCAAGAGAAAGATTCTTCCTAACCCACACAGTTAGATCTGGCTTGTCCATGGAAGCAGGAAGTTTTCATTCCCTGCTAAATAAACACTTCACCCCCATTGCTATAAAAGTGTATACTCTCCTCTCCGTTCCTCTCCAGTCTCTTTTGTACACTGCTCACATCTCATTGTGCTATGTAAGAACAGTTGATGCTTTGCGCTCTGCTGCTAATCCTGCCCTCTTCCCAGTGCTGATATTGTACATGTGAAATCTCCTCCTGCCTAGCATGGATAGATCGCCTGGCATAAAGAACCGTACCTAGATAGAGAACTTTGGAAACTGAAGGCTTCTATTGCCTGTTGGTACCAGGTCATGTATGTGCCTCTGTTGACTAAATTAACCACAACCCAATTTTATCAAGAGCACTGTGTCCTGCTATGGTGCACCAGGATGGGAAACACAGTTCATTTAGATGGCATCTGGGACTACTGTGGACTGAACTAGTGGTTTTAAAATGAGCTCATGTATGTTGTACGTCACATTCTTCTGTACAATCGTCCCACCGCCTTATGCATACATAATTCTGTTCGCCAGATGGTTTCTATACAGCAGCGAATCGCTGCACAACTGGGAAAGCCTGGAATAGTCCAGCCATTTCGCTGTGATTTGATACTTCAAATTCTTTCAGAAAATGGGCATGTGATGTGCCTGCGACAGAACTGAAATATGCTGTATGCCAGATAACTCATGTGAGGTGTCACGGGAAAGGTTGAGATTTACAGAATGTGACAGTCCTATTTGCATGCCTGTCTCATTTCTGCATCTGAAATGAGGCACTTTGACCACATATCTATAGTTCAGCTGTGCTAGTTTGAGTGACACCCACTGCTTACACGTCAGGCGCAACAATGGAAAAGCCAGATGGGGGTGGTGGGCCATCAGTGAGGACAATGGACTGTGAAAAGGCCGGGCCTCCATGTGCATGCTCCACTCCTCCACTTACTTATGGACACTGAGATACTAGAGTCAGGTGACCTGCCTCCTGATACTATCCTCTCTTTTTAATGGCTTCATTTTTGTAGGGCGAGGTGCGGGTCATCAAATTAAAGGCTCCTGGCTTATGGAAAACCTATTTAAGG
Protein-coding regions in this window:
- the LOC102453016 gene encoding olfactory receptor 52B2-like codes for the protein MAAPNRTTFSHLSFVLVGIPGLEPWHPWISIPFALMYTVAVLGNCGLLLLIATQRRLHEPMFIFLSMLAVADLILSTSTVPNTLAIFWFGPKAISFTSCLTQVFFVHFGVAIESAILLAMGFDRYIAVCDPLRYTTVLTNEKIGKIATAIVVRSFCIIVPDVFLLKRLPFCASNVIQHSYCEHIGVARLACADISLNIWYGLAVPIVIFILDVVFIVVSYVLILRAVFKLPTKDARHKALSTCGSHVCIILLFYTLAFFTFLTHRFGHNIPKPIHILLANLYVLISPMLNPILYGMKTKQLQEQICCLLSLKGKWF